One Equus caballus isolate H_3958 breed thoroughbred chromosome 14, TB-T2T, whole genome shotgun sequence DNA segment encodes these proteins:
- the KCNMB1 gene encoding calcium-activated potassium channel subunit beta-1, translated as MGKKLVMAQKRGETRALCLGVAMVVCAVITYYILGTTVLPLYQKSVWTQESTCYLIETNIRDQEELEGKKVPQYPCLWVNVSAVGRWAVLYHTEDTRDQNQQCSYIPGSLDNYQTARADVEKVRAKFHEHRVFYCFSTTRENESSVLYRRLYGPQTLLFSLFWPTFLLTGGLLVIAMVKVNQSLSILAAQK; from the exons ATGGGGAAGAAGCTGGTGATGGCCCAGAAGCGGGGAGAGACTCGAGCCCTCTGCCTGGGGGTGGCCATGGTGGTGTGTGCCGTCATCACCTACTACATCCTGGGCACCACCGTGCTGCCCCTCTACCAGAAAAG TGTGTGGACCCAGGAATCCACGTGCTACCTGATTGAGACCAACATCAGGGaccaggaggagctggagggaaAGAAGGTGCCCCAGTACCCATGCCTGTGGGTCAATGTGTCAGCCGTGGGCCGGTGGGCTGTGCTGTACCACACAGAGGACACTCGGGACCAGAACCAGCAG TGCTCCTACATCCCAGGCAGCTTGGACAACTACCAGACGGCCCGGGCCGACGTGGAGAAGGTCAGAGCCAAGTTCCACGAGCACCGGGTTTTCTACTGCTTCTCGACAACTCGGGAGAACGAGAGCAGCGTCCTGTACCGGCGCCTCTACGGGCCACAgaccctcctcttctccctcttctggCCGACGTTCCTGTTGACAGGGGGCCTCCTCGTCATCGCCATGGTGAAGGTCAACCAGTCTCTCTCCATCCTGGCAGCGCAGAAGTAG